One window of Phycisphaeraceae bacterium genomic DNA carries:
- a CDS encoding uracil-DNA glycosylase, translating to MSGRAPRSDADPALARVVAQHARTSSLLGVDFVPAYRSPVPASQGGGAMIEPKPTPVGVSGGSGAERQRRLDDLRARYERDAPHAPFISSYTNIVFGEGDPCARLMFIGEAPGEQEDLTGRPFVGRAGDLLQRMIVAMGLERERVYIANVLKVRPPNNATPTLEETRASAPYLFEQIEIVAPEVIVTLGLPATRTILETEESMGRLRGLWSVFRRPSGLEVPVMPTYHPAYLLRAYTTENRAKVWSDLLKVVERLGLTPRRGEGQ from the coding sequence ATGAGCGGACGAGCCCCACGGAGCGATGCGGATCCTGCGCTGGCCCGGGTTGTCGCGCAGCACGCGCGGACGTCATCCTTGCTTGGTGTGGACTTTGTGCCGGCGTATCGGTCGCCTGTTCCTGCATCGCAGGGTGGTGGGGCGATGATCGAGCCGAAGCCCACGCCGGTGGGTGTGTCGGGTGGGTCGGGTGCGGAGCGGCAGCGTCGGCTCGATGATCTGAGGGCGCGGTACGAGCGGGATGCACCGCATGCGCCGTTCATTTCGAGTTATACGAACATCGTGTTCGGCGAGGGTGATCCGTGTGCGCGGCTGATGTTCATCGGCGAGGCGCCGGGTGAGCAGGAGGATCTGACGGGGCGTCCGTTTGTGGGGCGGGCCGGTGACTTGTTGCAACGGATGATCGTGGCGATGGGACTGGAGCGGGAGCGCGTCTACATCGCGAACGTGCTGAAGGTGAGGCCTCCGAACAACGCGACCCCGACGCTGGAGGAGACGCGTGCGAGCGCACCGTATCTGTTCGAGCAGATCGAGATCGTTGCGCCGGAGGTGATCGTGACGCTGGGGCTTCCTGCGACGCGCACGATCCTGGAGACTGAGGAGTCGATGGGGCGCTTGCGAGGGTTGTGGTCGGTGTTCCGGAGACCATCGGGGCTTGAGGTGCCGGTGATGCCGACGTATCACCCCGCGTATCTGCTGCGTGCGTACACGACCGAGAACCGCGCGAAGGTGTGGTCCGATTTGTTGAAGGTCGTGGAGCGGCTTGGGCTTACGCCTCGGCGTGGCGAGGGGCAGTGA
- a CDS encoding DUF456 domain-containing protein — MTIAAASTFALVALLGVALTAITLPGLWLPIVGAILWEISFPDTFSWWTIGACALLCLAGEAVEFFGAAHGAAKSGGGRPAAWGATIGSIIGAILGSIVLPIIGTIIGAVGGAAIGALSAERGIAEKNWRQSLASASGAAKGRALALIVKTAIAGAVGIAILIDAVI; from the coding sequence ATGACGATCGCCGCAGCTTCCACCTTCGCGCTGGTCGCCCTGCTCGGCGTCGCACTCACCGCCATCACCCTCCCCGGGCTCTGGCTCCCCATCGTCGGCGCAATCCTCTGGGAGATCTCCTTCCCGGATACCTTCTCATGGTGGACCATCGGCGCGTGCGCTCTCCTCTGCCTCGCAGGCGAAGCCGTTGAGTTCTTCGGAGCCGCGCACGGTGCCGCAAAGTCAGGTGGAGGCAGACCCGCCGCATGGGGCGCCACCATCGGCAGCATCATCGGCGCCATCCTCGGAAGCATCGTCCTCCCCATCATCGGCACCATCATCGGGGCCGTCGGCGGCGCGGCCATCGGCGCGCTCTCCGCCGAACGCGGCATCGCCGAAAAAAATTGGCGACAGTCCCTCGCCAGCGCATCCGGTGCCGCCAAGGGCAGAGCCCTCGCGCTCATCGTCAAGACGGCCATCGCCGGAGCCGTCGGCATCGCGATCCTCATCGACGCCGTGATCTGA